One window of the Nothobranchius furzeri strain GRZ-AD chromosome 3, NfurGRZ-RIMD1, whole genome shotgun sequence genome contains the following:
- the LOC139068952 gene encoding general transcription factor II-I repeat domain-containing protein 2B-like, protein MRLMKGTTTGSDPFTEVNACTDTLGLKWERLSGVTTDGCPNLTGKNVRLLKRMQDKETEIDADQKLVFLHCIKHQHVLCKSVLKINHVTDVVTKIINFIRARAMNHRQFVALLKEHETEHSDIGYHTAVRWLSLGEVLKRVWDLKAEIREFCERKGKDIPELSDEDWMADFAFAVDVTALMNELNTKLQGKGLFVHEMHSLVKAFMRKLQFLSSQLESNTLTHMQTLNEVTPSAYHLSRYSSMLGALHECPANV, encoded by the coding sequence atgcggttgatgaaagggacaacgacagggagtgatccttttacagaggtaaatgcgtgcacggacactctgggattgaaatgggagagactgtcaggtgtcacaacagacggttgtccaaatcttacagggaaaaatgtcagacttttgaaacgcatgcaagataaagagacagaaatcgatgcagatcaaaaattggtgtttttgcattgtattaaacaccaacatgtgttgtgcaagtcagtgctaaaaatcaaccatgttactgatgttgttactaaaataataaacttcatcagggcacgggcaatgaatcacagacaaTTTGTCGCTCTCTTGAAGGAGCATGAGACTGAGCATAGTGACATCGGctaccacacagctgtcagatggctcagcctgggggaagtgctgaagagggtttgggacttgaaagcagagattcgagagttttgcgagaggaaaggcaaagacattccagagctctcGGATGAGGACtggatggcagattttgcatttgctgttgatgtgactgcactgatgaatgaactgaacaccaaactgcaaggcaagggcctttttgttcatgaaatgcacagcctcgtgaaggccttcatgagaaagctgcagtttctttcaagtcaactggagagcaacactctcactcacatgcaaaccctgaacgaagtcacaccatcagcttatcacctcagcaggtactcatccatgttaggagcattacatg